The proteins below are encoded in one region of Spirochaetota bacterium:
- a CDS encoding substrate-binding domain-containing protein, whose protein sequence is MKNTNRITRLLLILVMMAGTFILGLHEVPAQDDVVVIANNSKGSLSASQIKRIFNGDVTNWPDGGAVKVLLNNNSGITEQFCSKYLNTTPSKLDSSWVKKSIRDGTPTPRKVASNVIVTMVSNSPKFIGFVKRSEAGSSVKIID, encoded by the coding sequence ATGAAAAATACAAATAGAATTACTCGTCTTCTCTTAATATTAGTTATGATGGCAGGAACCTTCATATTAGGATTGCATGAGGTTCCTGCTCAGGATGATGTTGTTGTGATAGCGAATAACAGCAAGGGCTCGCTTAGCGCTAGTCAGATAAAACGCATCTTTAATGGTGATGTTACCAACTGGCCTGACGGGGGCGCTGTCAAGGTTTTGCTGAACAACAACTCTGGCATAACAGAGCAATTCTGCTCAAAATATTTAAACACTACGCCTTCCAAACTGGATTCGTCATGGGTAAAAAAAAGCATACGGGACGGTACTCCAACACCTCGCAAGGTTGCCAGCAATGTAATAGTAACCATGGTGAGCAACTCACCCAAGTTTATCGGATTCGTTAAGAGGTCAGAGGCGGGCTCCTCTGTGAAAATTATTGACTAA
- a CDS encoding Na/Pi cotransporter family protein, which produces MNGWSTTITILGGLGLFLFGMKIMSESLQKSAGDRLRIILGKATSNRFVGVIVGTTVTSIIQSSSATTVMLVSFVTAGLISLQQSIGIMFGANIGTTFTGWLVAILGFKVKVATFALPAIAIGFFLRFANKENLKYWGEFFLGFGLLFLGLNYISGAVNDLRNSEQVMNVMSKYSADTIFSAIIVVLIGAVITIIIQSSSATMAMTMALAVNGLIDFQTSCALILGENIGTTVTAQIASIGTTPDARRCAWAHLLFNTFGVLWILLLFHYFFIPLVDWIIPGDPYSSDIIERSTSIADHMAAFHTIFNVTNTLLFLPFVHILTWFANKMVPEGKADQREEFFHLKYISTTIMSTPSININQARQEIKRMIEIIIDMFDKVMNISRNPDIKLGTVVEEIQKKEEIIDLLEKEISTFLVKVSQHSISEEHSHEISMMLHTVNELERIGDHCEILLKLLRRKYETKLNFSERAYQEIGEISGKVKEFLDLLYKSITSSASNILLEASVIENRIDELRMEMRKRHIQRLNEGACDVQSGLIFLDMLTSFEKIGDHSLNVAEGLSGSRIF; this is translated from the coding sequence ATGAACGGTTGGAGTACTACAATAACAATCCTTGGAGGACTGGGGCTCTTTCTATTTGGCATGAAGATAATGAGTGAATCACTTCAGAAATCGGCAGGAGATCGTCTTAGGATAATATTAGGAAAGGCTACCAGCAACAGATTTGTTGGAGTTATAGTAGGCACTACTGTAACCAGCATTATTCAGTCATCCAGCGCTACTACTGTAATGCTGGTCAGTTTTGTAACTGCAGGTTTGATCAGTTTACAACAATCTATTGGAATTATGTTTGGGGCCAATATCGGCACAACCTTCACAGGATGGCTTGTTGCTATTTTGGGTTTTAAGGTCAAGGTTGCAACCTTTGCTCTTCCTGCTATAGCTATAGGCTTTTTCTTAAGATTTGCAAATAAAGAAAACCTAAAATATTGGGGAGAATTTTTCCTTGGTTTTGGATTACTATTTCTTGGTTTAAATTATATAAGTGGAGCTGTTAATGATTTAAGGAATTCAGAGCAAGTCATGAATGTTATGTCTAAATATAGCGCTGATACAATCTTTTCAGCAATAATTGTAGTGCTTATCGGCGCTGTCATTACAATAATTATACAATCATCTAGCGCTACAATGGCCATGACAATGGCACTAGCTGTAAATGGACTAATAGATTTCCAAACATCATGCGCCTTAATCCTTGGTGAAAACATTGGCACAACAGTAACCGCTCAAATTGCATCAATTGGGACAACTCCAGACGCAAGGAGATGCGCATGGGCTCATCTTCTATTTAATACCTTTGGAGTATTGTGGATTTTGCTTCTTTTTCATTACTTCTTTATACCGTTAGTAGACTGGATTATACCTGGTGATCCTTACTCATCCGATATCATAGAAAGATCTACCTCAATTGCAGATCATATGGCAGCGTTTCATACAATCTTTAATGTTACAAATACACTTTTATTCTTGCCTTTTGTCCATATACTCACATGGTTCGCGAACAAGATGGTTCCTGAAGGTAAAGCGGATCAGAGGGAAGAATTTTTTCATCTAAAATATATATCAACAACCATAATGTCTACCCCTTCAATAAACATAAATCAGGCTCGACAAGAGATAAAAAGAATGATTGAAATAATAATTGATATGTTTGATAAGGTAATGAATATCTCCAGAAATCCTGATATTAAACTTGGAACTGTGGTTGAAGAGATACAGAAAAAAGAAGAAATCATAGACCTTTTAGAAAAGGAGATATCAACCTTTTTAGTTAAAGTCTCTCAACACAGTATCTCAGAGGAACATAGTCATGAAATCTCCATGATGCTTCATACAGTAAATGAACTTGAAAGGATAGGCGACCATTGTGAGATACTTTTAAAGTTACTTAGACGAAAATATGAAACTAAATTAAATTTCTCAGAAAGAGCATATCAGGAGATAGGGGAAATATCAGGAAAGGTAAAGGAATTTCTTGATCTGTTATATAAGAGCATTACTTCATCTGCTTCAAATATTTTACTTGAGGCCAGTGTTATAGAAAACAGAATAGACGAACTCAGAATGGAGATGAGGAAAAGGCATATTCAGAGATTGAATGAAGGAGCTTGTGATGTTCAGTCAGGACTCATATTTTTAGATATGCTTACAAGCTTTGAAAAGATTGGAGATCATTCCTTAAATGTAGCAGAAGGATTATCAGGATCAAGAATATTTTGA
- a CDS encoding methyl-accepting chemotaxis protein encodes MFKKMRIKAKLFFAFILILLPATIILSVGAYVSHINSRHALLVKETNLPNALLFIDIEKDVIMIQDWLTNVALTRGAKGYDQGFDEAQKHYNSAINNVDKLIEKFQNTPDELKEIEQMKANLKNYYDVGNEVAHAYLEGGSEAGNAMLDVFVVVRDKLNNILSRYRDNQTQELINTIGNIQKDLDNTKITNIIFVFAFFLFGFIIVLFMANKIVRPIISVNTKLNDISNIDGDLTAKLLIESKDELGEMAKSFNTFVDKIRNVIKEVKDFSKNLATSSTGIAKVTDTFSMNIQSQAASSEEIHSTIEQISASMDLISNRAGDQFQQMNSLIEQMQGLSKIITNMSRRIGEAMSLVEDISSSAKSGSSYLDYMNESMNKISNSSSKITDIVNIINDISDKINLLSLNAAIEAARAGDAGRGFAVVADEISKLADQTAVSIKDIDQLVTTNDKEITKGMKNVTDTVNIISKIINGVKSINEMMNNISTDMTNQLERNDSVNNEAINVKNKSEEIRYATEELKIAVDEISKSISTITESTQITSTGAENIATNTKQASEMTENLNKLVDFFKT; translated from the coding sequence ATGTTTAAAAAAATGAGAATTAAGGCGAAACTCTTTTTTGCTTTTATTCTCATTCTTCTGCCAGCCACTATTATATTGAGTGTTGGCGCATACGTCTCACACATTAACTCGAGACATGCACTATTAGTCAAAGAGACAAATTTACCAAATGCCCTATTATTTATTGATATTGAAAAAGATGTAATCATGATTCAAGATTGGCTCACGAATGTAGCCTTAACAAGGGGAGCAAAGGGCTATGATCAAGGTTTTGATGAAGCCCAAAAGCATTATAACAGTGCGATCAATAATGTTGACAAATTGATCGAAAAGTTCCAAAACACACCTGATGAGTTGAAAGAGATTGAGCAGATGAAGGCGAATCTTAAAAATTATTATGATGTTGGCAATGAAGTGGCCCATGCCTATCTTGAAGGCGGCTCAGAAGCGGGCAATGCGATGCTGGACGTCTTTGTTGTTGTTCGCGATAAGTTAAATAACATACTGAGCAGGTACCGAGATAATCAAACTCAAGAATTGATAAACACAATTGGGAATATCCAAAAGGATCTGGATAACACAAAAATTACTAATATAATATTTGTATTTGCATTCTTTCTCTTTGGCTTTATAATCGTTCTTTTTATGGCAAACAAGATAGTTCGCCCAATAATTTCGGTTAATACAAAGCTTAATGATATATCAAACATTGATGGCGACTTAACCGCTAAACTCTTAATTGAATCAAAGGATGAGTTAGGAGAGATGGCTAAATCCTTCAACACCTTTGTAGATAAGATCAGAAACGTTATCAAAGAGGTAAAGGATTTCTCAAAAAATCTGGCCACCTCCTCTACAGGTATTGCGAAAGTTACAGATACCTTTTCAATGAATATCCAAAGCCAGGCAGCCTCCTCGGAAGAAATTCATTCAACAATTGAACAAATTTCCGCAAGCATGGATTTAATCTCTAACAGGGCTGGAGATCAATTCCAGCAGATGAATTCATTAATAGAACAGATGCAGGGCCTCTCTAAAATTATAACTAATATGAGTAGGCGGATTGGAGAGGCGATGTCCTTAGTTGAAGATATTTCATCATCTGCAAAATCAGGGAGTAGTTATCTTGACTATATGAATGAAAGCATGAATAAGATTAGCAACAGTTCCTCGAAAATAACAGACATCGTTAACATCATCAATGATATTTCTGATAAAATAAATCTATTGTCGCTAAATGCTGCCATTGAAGCTGCGAGAGCAGGTGATGCTGGAAGAGGTTTTGCGGTTGTTGCTGATGAAATATCAAAGTTGGCTGATCAAACGGCCGTTAGCATCAAAGACATAGACCAATTAGTAACAACCAATGATAAAGAGATAACTAAGGGAATGAAAAACGTTACAGATACAGTAAATATAATTAGCAAAATAATTAATGGAGTCAAATCCATTAATGAGATGATGAATAATATCTCTACAGATATGACAAACCAATTGGAAAGGAATGATTCTGTTAATAATGAAGCTATCAACGTAAAAAATAAATCTGAAGAGATCAGATACGCAACTGAAGAACTAAAAATAGCTGTTGACGAAATCTCCAAGTCCATATCAACCATTACTGAATCAACACAGATTACTTCTACTGGAGCGGAGAACATCGCGACAAATACTAAACAAGCATCTGAAATGACAGAAAATCTTAATAAATTAGTGGACTTCTTTAAAACATAG
- a CDS encoding acyl-CoA dehydrogenase family protein, producing the protein MIGLELPDNLIEMKKNMNNLAKDVLRPIARKYDEQEHVYPKELDVFRGMTGAMGGGAKKDKGSGEKKAPPPEGVIGQNMNVMIAVEEMGWGDCGLMLTFPGAGLGNAAIDAVATEEQLERFGKKWAAMAITEAGSGSDSGSITTTAKLEGDEWVLNGEKIFVTCADRCEVVVVWATVDRSAGKAGIKSFVVEKGTPGFELDHLEDKLGMRASDTGTMVLNDCRIPKNNILGSAEVVQSKSTAGFKGVMKTFDNTRPMVGIMATGVARAGVDLTREKMKENGIALDYNENVNNISSMQREFYLMEANLEAMRLLAWRAAWMADNKLANSLEASMCKAKGGRDGTRITHKCCELLGPMGFSQKELAEKWMRDCKILDIFEGTGQIQHLVVARNVLGLSSKELK; encoded by the coding sequence ATGATAGGACTAGAATTACCAGATAATTTAATTGAAATGAAAAAAAACATGAACAACCTTGCCAAGGATGTTCTAAGACCCATAGCTCGAAAGTATGATGAGCAGGAGCATGTTTACCCAAAGGAATTAGATGTATTCCGTGGAATGACAGGAGCAATGGGAGGTGGCGCTAAAAAGGACAAAGGATCAGGAGAAAAGAAAGCTCCGCCACCTGAAGGTGTTATTGGTCAGAATATGAATGTAATGATTGCTGTTGAAGAGATGGGCTGGGGTGATTGCGGTCTTATGCTTACATTCCCTGGTGCTGGTCTTGGAAATGCTGCAATTGATGCTGTGGCTACTGAAGAGCAGTTGGAGCGTTTTGGGAAAAAATGGGCTGCTATGGCTATCACAGAGGCTGGTTCCGGTTCCGATTCAGGCTCAATTACAACAACTGCAAAGCTTGAGGGTGATGAGTGGGTTCTCAATGGCGAAAAAATATTCGTTACTTGCGCAGATCGCTGTGAGGTAGTTGTTGTTTGGGCAACTGTTGATAGAAGCGCCGGCAAAGCGGGTATAAAATCCTTTGTTGTTGAAAAGGGAACCCCTGGATTTGAGCTGGATCATCTTGAAGATAAACTCGGAATGCGAGCATCGGATACAGGAACAATGGTCCTTAATGATTGCCGAATACCAAAGAATAATATTCTGGGAAGCGCTGAGGTTGTTCAGAGCAAGAGCACCGCAGGCTTTAAGGGGGTTATGAAAACCTTTGATAACACCAGGCCTATGGTAGGAATAATGGCAACCGGAGTTGCAAGGGCTGGGGTCGATTTGACCAGAGAAAAGATGAAAGAGAATGGGATCGCTTTAGATTACAATGAAAATGTTAATAACATATCCAGCATGCAGAGGGAATTTTATCTTATGGAAGCGAATCTCGAGGCAATGCGCCTTCTTGCATGGAGAGCAGCATGGATGGCTGACAATAAATTAGCCAATAGCCTTGAAGCATCCATGTGCAAGGCCAAGGGCGGACGCGATGGGACTAGAATAACTCACAAGTGTTGTGAACTTCTTGGTCCCATGGGTTTTTCCCAGAAAGAACTTGCTGAAAAATGGATGAGGGATTGTAAAATTTTAGATATATTTGAAGGAACCGGGCAAATCCAACATCTTGTTGTTGCACGAAATGTCTTAGGATTATCAAGCAAGGAGTTAAAATAA
- a CDS encoding substrate-binding domain-containing protein, which translates to MKKKSLFNYLVLTLILLTGTFIIGVHETPAQDDVVVIVNNSKGSLSASQIKRIFTGDVTNWPDGGTVKVLLNSNAGVTEQFCSKYLNTTPSKLDSSWVKKSIRDGTPTPRKVASNVIVTMVSNSPKFIGFVKRSEAGSSVKIID; encoded by the coding sequence ATGAAAAAGAAAAGTCTATTTAATTACTTAGTTCTTACTCTAATCCTTCTTACAGGAACATTCATCATAGGAGTGCATGAGACTCCTGCACAGGATGATGTTGTTGTGATAGTAAACAATAGCAAGGGCTCGCTTAGTGCCAGTCAGATAAAGCGCATCTTTACTGGCGATGTCACCAACTGGCCTGACGGAGGCACTGTTAAGGTTTTGCTGAACAGCAACGCCGGCGTAACAGAACAATTTTGCTCAAAGTACCTTAACACTACGCCTTCCAAACTGGATTCGTCATGGGTAAAGAAGAGTATACGAGATGGTACTCCAACACCACGCAAGGTTGCCAGCAATGTAATAGTAACCATGGTGAGCAATTCGCCCAAGTTTATCGGATTTGTTAAGAGGTCAGAGGCAGGCTCCTCTGTGAAAATTATTGACTAA
- a CDS encoding tetratricopeptide repeat protein, with translation MKLVGKFSYPDIFQRRVIYFNTLFTFITIGIIYSNITLSLKYYFLYQPIAKIVLLLGLLGLFWGIFLCRIIFIRIKKTRPVYILSDLLFVMLSFLFIFRNIIIPYKPEVLIHLFFESIYIIPLIIFSIAFMVGIKVNYFLKILCGDFVDDEEGSILFPLLIIIGIISGILIVTLFNHFNHIDRNYVYGILLLLIFSTIFIIKLQYHASHVFENELEGHDKLESNKPENGRRDDIFFKYLNFSYIIVYLFLGIESIIKYYGNAPYLKTAYLSITLFSIFIGFIIGRISRKAFGFIYVEMIYPASFLFFLILLIKFNNQIPFYMGILLFAPASLIFGFSLYHTIKHVISHYGHINKYNIINISLFLLPIMILISLNIIDITNTLYYALLITLIFMNIIFPGIYLLQSKTKVYKKAIYILLSLIVIPLIFLQYFSFNINIDNNLYINQTTGLNDVKKINANNEFIEDTANVYTNGLKIFTASDSIIKNMKRALVLISMYLNEKDRILFINGYNKFFKNPIIEYYNNPYCLDYIPEGYMGIQQKLLSDIETNSAKKSDILLYLKQSESPFNIIVDIPNLLDQCINPFRFSEEYYNIITKNLTQDGILIQIYDLKNCRSDLLQTSLLNLNNTYEYGIGFFFSQYLVVLVSRSDKTFKITWKNIAGINKLIKTRKFSNLFYSNIHLLSHLFFTDIDEIKDYLKSDKMKAFFFNYEKAYVLDETFHSKYISNNYKFLKLIEDNKRNNLFIKFMKEKIKNDYTFLTKLKETELFYTNDQFEKEIAYLLKLKRIVEKRSYLKRYISKKLSLKEKYYYRSALKYEKGKEWERAETLYKAILAINKDNFNANYRLGKLCITLQNLDESFLYLQHTMKLRKNDPKVLYQMGVLLFSRDRPKDALVYLERAKELKGGNPSLFLYTGLCHEKLGDLDKAKLYYEKASTSDPNDIEIASNLKRVEGEINAKKERWKPRKLSNQTEVEEGENIPLPINESAIEVRNQNEKKNPTKNK, from the coding sequence ATGAAGTTAGTGGGCAAATTCAGCTATCCCGATATCTTTCAAAGAAGAGTGATCTATTTTAATACTCTATTCACCTTTATTACTATTGGGATTATTTACTCAAATATCACTCTCTCATTAAAATACTACTTTCTATATCAACCCATTGCAAAAATTGTCCTTCTCTTGGGACTTTTAGGCCTCTTTTGGGGTATTTTTCTATGTAGAATAATATTCATAAGGATCAAAAAAACAAGACCAGTCTATATACTCTCTGATCTCCTTTTTGTTATGCTCTCATTTTTATTTATATTCAGAAATATAATTATACCTTATAAGCCGGAGGTTCTTATTCATCTTTTTTTCGAGTCAATATACATCATTCCCTTAATCATATTCTCAATAGCTTTTATGGTTGGCATCAAGGTAAACTACTTTTTAAAGATTTTATGCGGAGATTTTGTTGATGATGAGGAAGGTTCAATACTATTTCCATTATTAATTATCATAGGTATAATATCTGGAATTCTTATTGTAACACTATTTAATCATTTTAATCATATAGATCGAAATTATGTCTATGGAATCTTATTATTACTAATTTTTTCTACAATTTTTATTATTAAGCTCCAATATCATGCCTCTCATGTATTCGAGAATGAATTGGAAGGGCATGACAAGTTAGAATCCAATAAACCTGAAAACGGTAGAAGAGATGATATATTCTTCAAATATTTAAACTTTTCGTATATAATAGTCTATTTGTTTCTTGGTATTGAAAGCATTATAAAATACTATGGAAACGCTCCTTATCTCAAAACAGCCTATCTGAGTATTACTCTTTTCTCAATATTTATCGGTTTTATTATTGGAAGAATATCTCGAAAGGCATTTGGATTTATCTATGTTGAAATGATTTACCCGGCATCATTTCTGTTTTTCCTGATTCTATTAATTAAATTTAATAATCAAATTCCCTTTTATATGGGCATTCTACTTTTTGCCCCAGCATCACTCATTTTCGGCTTCTCACTCTATCATACGATTAAGCACGTTATATCACATTATGGACACATTAATAAATATAACATTATTAATATATCCCTATTCTTATTACCAATAATGATACTCATCTCCCTGAATATTATTGATATAACAAATACTTTGTATTATGCCCTTCTAATTACACTTATTTTTATGAATATAATCTTTCCAGGTATTTACTTATTACAGAGTAAAACGAAGGTGTACAAGAAGGCTATCTACATTCTGCTTTCACTAATAGTAATACCCCTGATTTTTCTACAATACTTCTCTTTCAATATTAATATCGATAATAATCTATATATCAATCAAACAACTGGCCTTAATGATGTAAAAAAAATTAATGCCAACAATGAATTCATTGAAGATACTGCTAATGTATATACTAATGGATTGAAGATTTTTACAGCTTCAGATAGCATAATAAAAAACATGAAACGCGCATTGGTACTAATTTCCATGTATTTAAACGAAAAGGATAGAATCCTATTTATCAATGGGTATAACAAATTTTTTAAAAATCCAATAATTGAATATTATAATAATCCATATTGCCTCGATTACATACCAGAAGGATATATGGGAATCCAACAGAAATTATTATCCGATATAGAAACAAATTCAGCAAAAAAGTCAGATATCCTCCTTTACTTAAAACAGAGTGAGTCACCCTTTAACATAATCGTAGACATTCCAAATCTCCTTGATCAATGCATAAATCCCTTCAGATTCTCTGAGGAATATTACAATATTATAACAAAGAATTTAACCCAAGACGGGATATTGATACAAATATATGATCTAAAAAATTGCAGATCAGATTTATTACAAACCTCGCTTCTAAACCTTAATAATACTTACGAATATGGGATAGGATTTTTCTTCTCCCAATATCTTGTTGTTCTGGTATCCCGAAGTGACAAAACCTTTAAAATAACCTGGAAAAATATTGCAGGGATCAATAAACTTATAAAAACTCGTAAGTTTTCAAATCTCTTTTATAGTAACATTCATCTCTTATCACACCTCTTCTTTACAGATATTGATGAAATTAAAGATTATTTAAAATCTGATAAGATGAAAGCCTTCTTCTTTAATTATGAAAAGGCATATGTACTAGATGAGACCTTTCATAGTAAATATATATCTAATAATTATAAATTTTTAAAACTTATTGAAGATAATAAGAGAAATAATCTATTTATTAAATTCATGAAGGAAAAAATTAAAAATGATTACACTTTTCTAACTAAATTAAAGGAAACTGAACTATTCTATACCAATGATCAATTCGAGAAAGAGATAGCATATCTCTTAAAACTTAAAAGAATCGTTGAGAAAAGATCATACTTAAAAAGATATATTTCTAAAAAATTATCACTAAAAGAAAAATATTATTACAGATCAGCATTGAAATATGAAAAAGGGAAGGAATGGGAGAGAGCTGAAACTCTATATAAAGCTATTCTTGCAATAAATAAGGACAATTTTAACGCAAACTACAGGCTGGGGAAACTCTGTATAACCCTTCAGAATCTCGATGAATCATTCCTATATCTACAACACACTATGAAATTGAGAAAGAATGATCCAAAGGTTTTATATCAGATGGGAGTACTTCTCTTCTCAAGAGATAGACCAAAGGACGCGCTTGTATATTTAGAAAGAGCTAAAGAACTTAAAGGTGGAAATCCTTCACTCTTTCTATATACAGGGCTTTGTCATGAAAAACTTGGGGATCTGGATAAGGCAAAGTTGTATTACGAAAAAGCATCTACCTCAGATCCAAACGATATTGAGATTGCATCAAATCTGAAAAGGGTTGAGGGTGAGATTAATGCAAAAAAAGAAAGATGGAAACCCAGAAAATTAAGCAATCAAACAGAAGTTGAGGAGGGGGAGAATATACCCCTTCCAATCAATGAATCTGCAATAGAAGTTCGGAATCAAAATGAGAAAAAAAACCCTACTAAGAATAAGTAA
- a CDS encoding acyl-CoA dehydrogenase family protein, whose product MFGFSMSEEQAIMRDTIQSFVKDNILDNAHDMDENGEIDENYLQKAWELGISISPVPEEYGGYGMQHSPIMNAIVLEELASGEMAFAVAATLPSLFIQPLLEMGTDAQKKKYLPECCGESFKPFTLGINEPHFGFDVVNLKTTASKKNGSYILNGKKCFVPFGAESSHMMIAANNNGKNDLFIVSKDNPGLKIGEREKNLGLYCLRTYEIDLDNCEVPAEDLLGGDNGCDFDKVIQKSRVAMSAIGTGISRASFEYSRDYAKERVQFGEPIAHRQAIAFMIAEMAYEVDAMRLMTWQAASRLEAGKDAKRESYLAKFYVGEKTMFVVDSGVQILGGHGFIRDHPVERYYRNGRGIAIIEALAIV is encoded by the coding sequence ATGTTTGGTTTTTCAATGTCAGAAGAACAAGCAATAATGAGAGATACCATTCAGAGCTTTGTCAAGGACAATATTCTTGATAATGCTCATGATATGGATGAAAATGGTGAAATAGATGAAAATTATCTCCAAAAGGCATGGGAGCTTGGCATCTCTATTTCGCCAGTTCCGGAAGAATATGGTGGATATGGAATGCAGCACTCTCCAATAATGAATGCTATTGTTCTAGAAGAATTGGCTAGCGGGGAGATGGCTTTTGCCGTAGCGGCTACCCTACCATCGTTATTTATTCAACCTCTTCTGGAGATGGGAACAGATGCACAGAAGAAGAAATACCTTCCAGAATGCTGCGGTGAATCATTTAAGCCCTTCACCCTTGGGATAAATGAGCCCCATTTTGGTTTTGATGTTGTCAATCTTAAGACTACGGCTTCGAAAAAGAATGGTTCCTATATTCTAAATGGAAAAAAATGTTTTGTCCCCTTTGGAGCCGAATCATCACATATGATGATTGCAGCCAATAATAATGGCAAGAATGATCTATTTATTGTAAGTAAGGATAATCCAGGATTAAAGATTGGTGAAAGAGAGAAGAATCTTGGGCTATATTGCTTACGGACATATGAGATAGATCTCGATAATTGCGAAGTGCCTGCGGAAGACCTTCTTGGTGGTGATAATGGTTGTGATTTCGATAAAGTGATTCAAAAATCGAGAGTCGCCATGTCTGCGATTGGAACTGGCATAAGCAGAGCATCATTTGAATATTCAAGAGACTATGCAAAGGAGCGTGTTCAATTTGGAGAGCCGATTGCCCATAGACAGGCAATTGCCTTTATGATAGCTGAGATGGCATATGAAGTTGATGCAATGAGACTAATGACATGGCAGGCAGCCTCAAGACTTGAGGCAGGCAAGGATGCGAAGAGGGAATCCTATTTAGCCAAGTTCTATGTAGGAGAAAAAACTATGTTTGTAGTTGATTCTGGTGTTCAGATATTAGGAGGTCATGGATTCATTAGAGACCATCCGGTTGAGAGATATTACCGAAATGGTCGAGGAATAGCTATAATTGAAGCATTAGCAATTGTATAA
- a CDS encoding nitroreductase family protein: protein MSDFFDLLIIRRSIRDFEERTVPQNLIMDIIKDSCLAPSSGNGQPWKFIIVNNQDLIKRLSDDSKKNILSSIEKDPTSPSKKYEGILKDKNFNVFYNSPSLIMIVGANNHRSTYVDCTLAACYFMLSASARGLGTCWINLGADIRAHDLLEEIGLPEGHKIVAPIILGYPKEIPSIPSRKEPQILRVIT, encoded by the coding sequence ATGTCTGATTTTTTTGATCTGTTAATTATTAGACGATCCATTAGAGATTTTGAGGAAAGAACTGTTCCTCAAAATTTAATAATGGATATTATAAAGGATAGCTGTCTGGCTCCAAGCTCAGGCAATGGGCAACCCTGGAAATTTATTATTGTCAATAATCAAGATTTAATTAAGAGACTCTCTGATGATAGTAAAAAGAATATCCTTTCCTCTATTGAAAAAGATCCAACATCTCCTTCCAAAAAGTATGAGGGTATACTTAAGGATAAAAATTTTAATGTCTTCTATAACTCTCCAAGCCTTATCATGATTGTGGGTGCTAATAATCATAGGTCAACCTATGTAGATTGTACACTTGCGGCATGCTATTTCATGTTGTCTGCTAGTGCGAGGGGATTGGGGACATGCTGGATCAATCTGGGCGCTGATATCAGAGCCCATGACCTTTTAGAAGAGATCGGATTGCCTGAGGGTCATAAAATAGTAGCGCCGATTATATTAGGTTATCCTAAAGAGATACCAAGCATACCCTCGAGAAAGGAGCCTCAGATTCTAAGAGTCATTACCTAG